TATCTACTTTAGAGTAGGTAGTGCATGTTGTATATTAAGTAAGCAAACATTATAAATAGATTGCCGTCTCTAGCTATCTTGTTAcaataataacaacaacagtaGTATCTAGTTTAGAGCAGGTAGTGCatgttatatataagtaagcAAACATTGTAAATAGATTACCGTCTCTAGCTGCCTTGtcacaacaacaacacaacaacaacagtaGTATCTAGTTTAGAGCAGGTGGTGCATGTCATGTACAAGTAAGGATATCTACCACTCAGCCACCTCGCCCTTGCCTGGCGTCTTAGCGCGAACAATCTTATCGCAGTTGAGCAGACACAGAGGGTCAAACGCCTTCTTCAGCTGCCTCATTGCATCGACAGTGTCCGTCCCCAGCTCGTGAGGCAGGTAGTCGCGCTTGACCAGTCCAACGCCGTGTTCACCGGTCGCAGTGCCTTCGAGCTCGATGGCCCGCTTGACCATGTCGTGCACGAGGTGCTTTGTTTTTTCGTACTCGGTCGTGCGGTTGTAGAGGATGATGGCTGCGGTGTGTTAGCATCTTTAGGgagaaagaaaaaaaaaaaaaaaaaaaaaaaagaaaaaaaaaccCAAGACGTACAGTGAAAGTTGCCGTCACCAGCATGTCCGACGATGCTGCCCAGGAGACCCGACTTGCTGATCTGCTCCTTGGTCTCTTCAATAATCTGCGGGAGGCGGCTGATGGGGACGGCGACGTCGGTCGTCCAGACGGCAATGTCCGGGTTGCCCTCGCCCTTGGCCATGACGGACCACAGGGCTTCTTTGCGCGCCTGCCACAGGTCCTCCTTGTCCTGCTCGCTCTTGGCGAACTCGAAGCTGACGGAGCCGGCCTTCTTGGCCATGGCCTGCACCTGCGCGACCTGCTCCTTGACGCTGCTGGGCGTGCCGGCGAACTTGAAGAACAGCGTCGGGGCCTCCCTCCACGTCTTGGCCGTCTGGCCGGCGTCGTTGATGCACTGCATCTGCACGTCGTCGAGGATCTCGATGGCGGCCATGGGCACGCCGGCGCCGACGACCTTGAAGACGcagtcggcggcggcgcggaTCGAGGGGAAGGCGCTGACGGCGACGCTGGTGTGCTGGGGCTTGACGGTGACCTTGAGCGTGGCTTCGGTGACGAGGCCGAGGGTGCCCTCGCTGCCGACAAACATGCGCGTGAGGTCGTAGCCGGCCGACGACTTGCGCGGGCGCTGGCGCGTCTTGATGACGGTGCCGTCGGCGAGGACGACGGTGAGCGAGATGACCCAGTCCTTCATGGTGCCGTAGCGGTAGGCGTTTGTGCCCGAACAGCCGGTGCCGACCATGCCGCCGATCATGGCGCCCGGGCCGGGGTCGGGGGGGAAGAAGAGGTTGTCCTTGGCGAGCTCCTCGTTCAGCCGCTCCCAGCCGACGGCGGGCTGGACGACGACGTCGAGGTCGTCCTTGTGCAGGTTCAGGATCTTGTCCATGCGGCTGAAGTCGATGCAGACGCCGCCCTTTGTGGCGGCGAAGTGGCCCTCGAGGCTGGTGCCGCCGCTGTAGGGAGTGACGGGGATCTTGCGCTCGTGGCAGATGCTCATGATGGCGCTGACCTGCTCGGTCGAGCCGGGCTTGACGACGCAGAAGGGCACGTCGCCGGGCGCGGCCGGGTGCGACGACCACGCCGAGCCGCTGTGGGCCTCGAGGTCGGAGCGCTCGAGCGAGATGTTGGCCTTGCCGACGATGTCGCGGAAGTCAGTCCAGGCGGCCTCCATGTTGGCCTCGGAGATGTTGTGCCTGACGGGCGGGAAGGTGTGGAGCGGCGCGGTCGAGGCCGTGTCGAGCTTGGGGGGCTTCAGCTGGCCGAAGTAGTAGCCCGTGCCGGCGGCGACGAGCAAGACTGTGCGCAGTTAGCACCCGTCGCATTCAGAGACTGCCGCCAGAGAGTGCGATGCCTACTGGAGACGGTGGCCCAAAACTGCCCTCGCGCCGTCCGCTGCTGCATCGACACGATCTTGTACTGCTCCGCCTTTTCCTTCTGCACGCGCTCGTGGATGCTCTCCTGCAGCTGCAGATAGAACGGCCGCTCGCCATCCGCCACGGGCTTCTGGTCCTTGTGGCTGGCCCATCTCTTTTGCGTATGCGTGTGCGTatgcgtgtgcgtgtgcgtatgcgtgtgcgtgtgcgtttGCGTGTGCTTTTGCGTTTGCGTGGTGCGGCCCAGGCCCGCGCGTGTGCAGCTCCGTGAGAGCATGGATGCGCTGGGAAGGCCCCTCAACGACATGGCGACTGGGAGAGAGCGTGGGACATTGCCTCGAAGGcgtggggggggggggggagcTGGCAGCTTGGGGGGAGCTCGATGTTGTAAGGCTTGGCGCGGATGGTGCACGACCCTGACGTCTGGACTAGTGGTTTCTTAGGCTTTGGGGTAAGTAGTCGCCGATACCCGAGTAATAAGAGTAGCACATGTGCAGTGAAGTAGGAATAAAGTTGTTAGTTGAGTGGATGAAAGTTGTTGGTTGAGTGGAATAAAGTTGTTAGTTGAGTGGAATAAAGTTGTTAGTTGAGTGGAATAAAGTATTTAGTTGAGTAGAATAAAGTTGTTAGTCGAGTAGAATAAAGCAATGAGTCGAGTGGAATAAAGTTGTTAGTTGAGTAGAATAAGTCATCAGTCGAGTAGTATAAAGTCATCAATCAAGTAGAATAAGTCATCAGTCGAGTAGGAAAGTAGGAACAGTCACTGCATTCTCGCTCAATGGCACCCCCAGCTCACCACCAAGCACCATGAACCAAAAATATATGCACCCAATCGACAAGaaaccaaccaaccaaccacATGAAATCGATCCATCAGCCAAACGAAAACAACCCCCGCCAGAGACACGCTCCAACGCGCCCTGCCCTGTCCAGGTATCCAGAAAGGCAACAACATTCCACCCAAGACGAAGCAAGTGCTAGCTCCATGCACACCCTCCCAAGCGCCTGTGAAGCAGTAAAACAGCGAGGAaagcaagaagaaagaagaaagaagaaagaataaCAATCAAGATGGATGCTAGGTATATGTGCGGAAAGAGGCTCGCCGAAGATGCAGCATACATGTCAATAAGCAAGAGCAGAGCGTACATGTCGTGTCGGTAGTGACAGAGCGTGAATCGTGAAAGAGGCCGTGTTGGACTTGACGCCGTACTGGAGAGGAGGTGATGAACATGTCGTAAACCCGGATGGTAGACGACGTATCGACCAAGAGATGTGTCGAGGTCACGTCGAGGTTGAATCAACGTCAAGTCGAGGTTGAATTAACGTCAAGTCGAGGTCGAATCAAGGTCAAGTCGAGGTCGAATCAAGGTCAAGTCGAGGTCGAATCAAGGTCAAGTCGAATCAACGTCACGTCGACACCTTCCTCGACATGCGCAGCAGCCGCGTCTTGAACCACGTCACAAAGCTCAGCCACCGGCCCTTGGCTGCCCGCTTCGTCGTCACCTCAGGCGTCACGCCCGCCTTCTCCAGGTCGACGGTGCTCACGTGCTTGGGCAGCGAGTTGACGTGCGCTTCACGGTGGTCCGAGTACTGGCGCCCGCCCACGGACGGCCGCGGTGCTTTTTCGTTCTGCGTGTCCGAGGTGCTGCGAGAGCGCTTGTACTCGGCTCGGTCGGTGACTTCGGACTTGCGCCGCTGGTGCTCGTCTCGCTTTGCCTGCCTGCGGCGGTCCCGCTCGGCCTGCTTGCTGGCTTCCTTCTCGTACCGGCGCTCTTTGGCcagctcctcctcctcgaaCTTTGCCCGTGCGGCGCGGATCGAGGCGGCGCGCGAGGCGGCGTCAATGGGCGAGTCGCGGCCGCCGCGGATGAAGCGCAGGCCCTGGTCGAACGAGGTGCGCGAGCTGGGTGAGGTGGTGGTGTCGATGGATTTGAGCGTGTCGCCCCGTGAGCGCGCCTGGGCCACGGGCGAGGTCAGGGATATGGTGGACTGGGAGTAGTTGTTGGCGAGCCGTGTGGTCGAGTTGTTGGTGTGGATGCGCAGGGATATACCAGGCACCGAGGAGATGGAACCAGATCGCCGCCCGGGCTCATACGCGTTCTGTCGCAGGCGGAACTCGTCGTCAGACATGATGTCATCGCACGCACGCTCGACGCCCAAAAtcgacgacggcgacgacTTGGACACGGGCGGCAGGTGGGTCGAGGGCTGCGGGGTCTGGCGGATGGCCGGCATGGGCGTGGGCCGCGTCAGGCCGCTGGACGAGGTCGAGAACTGCGATGTGTTGGAGGTGGAGCGCGTGTGTCGATGGCGGCCGTTGACGGGGGTGAAGGTGACGTCTGATATGGAGCGCGAGTAGAGGCCGCTGTAGTCGTGGGCGATGTCGAGGCCGGCCAGGCTCTCGTTCTCTGCGGCGGGGCGCGACAGGTCCAGGGCGTTGCTGTCCTTGGACGCCAGCTTGCGCAGGTACGGCTTGATCTTGAGCGGGTGCGAGGATGCAGCGGCCGTCGTGTGGCGCGGCAGCTCGGTCCAGGCCTCCTCGACGGTCGTCGTGAACGTAGACACGTCTGGGCGGTGGAAGCTGAGGGCGGCGCCGTCGGCCACGGGACTCAGCGGGCTCGCCAGCGAGGACGAGGCCGAGTGACCGCGCTTGTGCAGCCGCGCATGGCCCGCGTGTCCATGCGCTCTGGCGTTGAccatggtggtggtgggtgcACTCGTGGCTAGCAGTGCATGTCAGGTGTAAACAGCGGAATGGGCGGTCGAGGGCAGCGTAGCACGAGCACCCATCACCGAGCAACCAGGCTATCAACCAGAGTGGAGGCCGCGGAGAGAGCGGATCGAATGGAATCGGTGACGAAACGACGAAACGACGAGACGACGAAACCACGGCGCGCACTGGTCAAGCGGGTCGCTAGGTGACCCAGTGAGTCGCTGATCCGGGGTTGACCGTTGTACGGCTCCAATCCAAGGTTCGCAGCAGCAGGGCAGCCGGCACGTTGCGCTGTTGGTAGACGGGCTGGGGATCGACAGCGGCGATTGATACCGTCGTGAGCGTGTTCAACCCGAGGTTTTCGACACAATCACACAATCACACGCTCACACGCTCAGTGCGCTCAGCCCAACAAGGCGAGAGGCGGCGCTGCTTATATGACAGGCGCGAACAGGCCGCGCCATGCCACTGCGGTGCAGGTGGGGGAGCTAGGCAGGCCGTGAGCCAGTGAGCCAGTGAGCCAGTGGGCCAGTGAGCCAGTGGGCCATCCATGGACGGCGACTCCATGGAACGGGACGCCGATTTGAGATGATAAGCCCAGACGAGCCAGCGGTCGAATCGCAGCCGGCAACTGGCAGCTGGCAGCTTACACCTCTGCACCGCCGGGACCAAGCGTGCCCGCGCCGGTCTGACGGTCTGACGGTCTGACGGTCTGACGGTCTGATACGACGGCACGGTGAGAAGCGCAGTGCTGAGCAGCTTTGTTCCCATCACCCCTCGCGTCTTCACTCGCGCCAACTCCCCCTCcttcgctgctgctgctgctgctgcagacCGACGACGCCTACGCGCAAGCCGTGGCACAGCAGTCCTCGTCCTTTGGCTTGCGTGATTGGGGGCCCGCACGCCCTCATCCTTGGACCGCAGCACGATCCTGCGGCTCCTCTTGCCTAGAGCCCGCCCTCACCGACTGCGCACGTCTGCTAGAAACTGCGGACCATCATGTAAAGTTGCCATGTCGACACGGTGGGGCGGGTTTTCAAGTGCCGCACCTGACAGAAGCGCTGGCCTCTTCTGCGAGCTCTCCTTCGAGCTCTCCTTCAAGCACGCTTCGAGCTTGTCGTCCGAGCTTGTCACGCCTGCATGGTCGAGCCTTGTCGTCTGCCACTTTCTTCCCCGCCTCTCCATGCCCCGCCGCCAAGGACGAAGGCCTGGGCCCACAAAGACGCCCTAGTCTTGGTGTGTCAGCTTCATCCTCTTTCAACCACACTTTGGTCCATCAACTAGGTTTGGCAGCTCTGGAGCCTGGTACTCTACTTTTGTTGATTTAGCTCAACGTTGCGTAACCTCCTCCCTCGCCTTCTTCAGCAAGCACCAAGCGAATGTTCTTGAACGGTGAAGAAGCATTGAGATCTAGCAGTCGTCGATTCGTGCTGTTGAGCTTCAAGCTGCAGTCTCCATGCTGAGCAACACAATGCTGCAGCCAGGCCCCCAACATCTCCAATCCCAAATGGTGAGCGAGTTGCTTTGCACCATTGATATCAGAAATCGGGACCCTTCCGCTCTGCGGTACATTGAATGACAGCTTCCCCGCACATATAGCGATGAAAGATGAACAATCTCGAATCCTGCATCCAAACGCATGGCCTCGACAAGCTCGCTCTTGGCTAAACAGACCTGTTGGGCAGCGTGACAAGGCCGAGACGAGTTGGGATGGAACAATAGCGGACGCTGCCAGGTAGGATGTCAGCACCAGCCGCACATCAGAATGTAGATGCAGATGGCAGCGAAACACGAACAAACCATTCACAAAGGAAAACGCGGACTGCGTCGGCATCCTCTTTACTGCCTCTTGCCACGTATGATGATGTAGGTCTGTGTACTGCTTGGAGATGTATACCCTTGTAAACATAATTACTCTACTGTCTAAatgcctactactataatatccACCTCTTCTAGAGCTGAGCTTCTAGACACTCGCTATTAGACTATGACAGGGCTGCGATTTCTGCTGTATAACAGTGGTATGTTCTACCTACAGTACTAAATAGAGATGTATACCCTTGTAAACATAATTACTCTACTGTCTAAATACccactactataatatctaccTCTTTAAGAGCCAAGCTTCTAGACACTCACCATCAGACTATAACAGGGCTGCGATTTCTGGCTTATAACAGTGGTTGATTTGTCTAGAGTGCTAAATCAAACCACCACCCAAGTGCGCCATCGAACGTGGTAAGAAGCAGTGCCTTGGATGACCAATAGCTAATTGTAGAAACCAAGTATCTTATTCGCCCTGTCCAGGATGACCCTCTGTCCGGGAATCATGCCGGCAGCGTCGCTGTCCCACGCCTGAATGCCCATCGCCCTGCAGCCGTCTTCGCTAACCAGCTGCTGCAGGTCTTCAGCCTTGACACGCCCAGCGTGCTCGCTCTCGCCAATGCCTCCGCCAAAGTCCGGGCTGGGAGTCCCGTTTACAAAGTCCTCACGCTGGCGGGCCAGGTAGTTTGCGTTGTTTTCGGTCATTGGGCAGGCTGGGATGTACAGCACGCTCGAGTCTGACTTTCCCGCGTGTGTCTTGTCGACGGCATGGATGGTGTCGCAGTGCCATGCGACGTAGTCACCAGGCTTGACGGGTGGTATGTGGATCATTGATTTCTGGAGCTCGAGGTGAGGGTGAAGGAGGTGCGACAGCTCCTGAGCGTGACCCGGAGTAGCGCCATGCACCCAAGGTGTGGGCTGAGCGTCCGACTGCCAGTTATCTGAGGCGAGGAAGTCGGTCGAATTGGTGACTGCTTCAGAAGCTGTCTGCGCACCTTGCTCGACCCCGCGCTTTGGCGAGAAGAACGGGCGAAGAAGGTAGTACGCTGTCGCCTTTGCCAAAAGCGGGTTGACGAGCAGAGTGCCCTCAAACGCACTGGTTGTGCTCAGCGATAACCAGCCTTGGAACATGCGGAATGCGCTGCAAGCTCCCACGCCCTGATGAAGATCAGACTTGACTGGCAGACGACAGCTGATCTCCCAGGGGTCAAAGTCCTCCCACTCTCCTTTCCAGACCGAATCAAAGACTTTGCCCAGACCATAGCCCTTCTCGTCCCAACGCTCCACGCTGCCACCGTCCACGTGTGGTCCCAGGGCGAACTTGGCGTCGCCGGGCAGGCGCATTCGCAGACGGTCGGCGTAGCTTATGGGATGCTGCGTTGAGATGGGAATACGCGGGTTGGCGCTGTGCCAGTACGACATTAGGAAGCGCTGGGTCTTGAGCATGTTTGGGTGCCCACGTGCGAGGGCTTGTGTGCGCGACCAATACAGCTCGAAGACCTGAGGGTTGTCGGCAGGAAACGCTGCGACGTCATTAGCGCTGCTACTTGGACACGATGATAAACGTCGTTACCCTTGGTCTGAGGATTCTGGCGGATGTACTCGCGCAAATCTTCCTTCCATCGCAGCGCCTCTTCTTCAGACACGACGTCCCGTACCACAGCCACGCCTCTCTTCCTCAGCTCGCTGTTGAAGGTCTCCGGCGCGTTGTCGATGTCCTTGAAGTCGATCTCAGGAATGACCTTCGAACCCAGCTTGGCAATGAGCGGGATTTCCTCCCGCAGTTCCCGAAGTAAGCGCTCCCAAGACTCTCGTACTTTGTTTTCGCGGCCCTCGATCAGACGACCTTTGAGGTCTGCATATTCGGGCGTCAATGGCTTGAACTCCTGCCCGGAAAGAGATACAAAGGCATCAGATATGTCTCCAGCGCGCTTTTGCGGCTGTGTTGCCGCGGTGCGCAGCTGTGTCGCAATTCGTCTGGTCGGAGTTCGGACGGTTCGAAGTGCAGAAAGCATGGCGGAGGCGATTCGATGGTCGTTCTCGGTGCGAGTGGATGCTTCAGGATGGCCGTCTCTCTTCCAACACCTCGCCCATTATATATCCCCTGCTGCGTCGCTACTGCGTAAGGCAAGATATGGTTCCGACAGAAAGTCGAGCTCTGATGATGAAGGCAAGAGCTGAGCTTCCGGATGCCATTCTCAACAGGGCAAAGCGCTTGTTTCGGCTAATCCTCGCTCGACTGCCACTTCACCCAGAGTGATGGTCCCGCCAGGCTTGGACATGCGTCGTCATCCCGTTCCGACACTCACGAATGAGAGGAAGTGGAACACAGCCCTGCAACTTCACAACTGAGCTCGAGGTGTCGGAAAGGGAGAATCCCACATTGTGTTGCCCCATACCCCGCCACCCCACTCCAGTGAGCACCGCCAGACCCAGCTCGGCACGCATCTTGTGCTGGATAAATGGCAGGCTGATAGGACGGGCCGCGGCTCCACTGACCGCCTTGAGCATCGAGAGCCCCATGGCAGTAACGGAAGAACAGCTTCGTGTACGTCGCAGACGTCACCTCTTGTAACTGTGATTGAGAGCGGGGCCGTGGTCTGACCCGCCACTGAGGAGGCATGGAAGTGATGCTCCGCCTACCAGGATGCAGTTGATGGATGCCATGGAGCCTTCAGGATCGGCTTACATGTGCTACTTGCGTCTGCAAAGGTCACGTCGCTGCATGGAGACGGTTACGGCGGGACGCGCTCCGTGGCCCAACGAGGTAGTTCCAAGAACACGTCTTGGTATATGAAGTGTGGGTGCCCACTTCTGAGTCTCGTACGTCTGCAATCGTGAGCTTTGAACAGTGCACGAACAATTGCACCCGAGTTTCAACATGCCGGATTCATACCTGCCAAAGGACTTTCTGTGGGGGTTTGCGACAGCAAGGTTCGTGCTTTCGATAGTCCTACCATGTTATGATACCCCACCATGACGCTTGAGGAGTAACGTCAGTCGCACACTGATTGAGCATCGACAGTTATCAAATCGAAGGTGCCCCCGCCGAGGACGGCCGCGGAGACTCGATCTGGGATGCCTTCTGCCGTATTCCAGGGAAGATTGCAGGTGGAGAGTCTGGTGATGTGGCCTGCGACTCCTACCACCGCACCGACGAAGACATTGCGTTGCTGAAGCAGCTCGGCGCTAAATCCTACCGCTTCTCGCTCTCGTGGTCGCGTATCATCCCGCTCGGCGGACGTAATGACCCTATCAACCAGAAGGGCATCGACCACTATGTCCAGTTCGCCAAGGACTTGCGCGCTGCAGGCATCGAGCCGATGGTGACGCTCTTCCATTGGGATCTCCCTGAAGGCCTCGACAAGCGGTATGGCGGCCTGCTGAACAAAGAGGAGTTTGTCAAGGATTTCGAGAACTATGCCAGGGTGTGTTTCAAGGCGTTCGGTTCGACGGTCAAGCTGTGGATTACCTTCAACGAGCCATGGTGCAGCTCGATTCTGGGTTACGGCACCGGCCTGTTTGCGCCCGGACGCACCAGTGATAGGAGCAAGAGCAAAGAGGGTGACAGCAGCAGGGAGCCCTGGATCGTGGGCCACAACCTTGTCATTGCCCACGGCGCCGCCGTCAAGGCGTATCGCGACGACTTCAAGAAGCAGGATGGTGGCCAAATTGGGATCACCCTGAATGGTAAGCGAACCCCGCGTGGCATATTTCTCCGTGCCACATGGCCTTTCCGTGCCACATGCATCCTTCTGCAACGCCGCATACATGCAAGGGATCGTAGAAGGGACGTTGAGATTAGCCCCAGAGCCTGTCGCTAACGCCGCATAGGTGATTGGACCGAACCGTGGGATCCAGAAGACCCAAAGGATCGCGAGGCATGCGACCGCAAGATTGAGTTCGCGATCTGTTGGTTCGGCGACCCAATCTACTTTGGCAGATACCCAGACTCGATGCGCAAGCAGCTTGGCGACAGGCTGCCTGAGTTCACTGCAGAGGAAGCCGAGCTCGTCAAGGGCAGCAACGACTTCTACGGTATGAACCACTACTGCGCGAACTACATCAAGCACAAGGACACGGAACCCGAGCTAGACGACAATGCGGGCAACCTCGAGATCCTGATGCAGAACAAAAAGGGAGAGTGGATTGGCCCAGAGACACAATCTGTGTGGCTGAGGCCCATGCCCCTTGGATTCAGGAAGCTGATCAACTGGCTCAGCGACCGCTATGGAGGCCCTACCTTTTACGTCACGGAGAACGGAACCAGTCTGAAGGGCGAGAACGAGCTCCCTCTGGAGGAGCTCCTGAACGACGAGTTCCGCGTCGAGTACTTCCGCGGTTACATTGGCGCCCTTGCTGATGCCCATGCCCTGGACGGTGTCGACGTCCGTGGCTACTCGGCATGGAGTCTCATGGAGTACGTCAGACCCAATTTCCTTATCTCTACCACCCGTCCTCTCCAAACCCATCACTGGGGACCTGGAAAAGGACCGGCATTTCTGACCATCGCTTTCGTTCGCTAGTGTCGTGTGTCAACTAGTTTCCACCAATATTCCGCCGACTTGAGATGTGCTAACGATGTACCTGCAGCAACTTTGAGTGGGCCGAAGGTTACACGACACGTTTCGGTGTAACGTATGTGGACTACAAAGGCGGCCAGAAGCGTCATCCCAAGAAGAGCGCGCGCGAAATCTCAAAGATCTTCGATCGCTACGTCCAAAAGGAGTAGACCCATCTCGGCCAGCTGAGCCGCGCCACGGGTGTGGCGTTGGGGAGAGAAGATTGCGCTGCAGAGAATGGCTGGAGGGCGGGCTTCTAGCACGCTTCTAGCGCTCCTGCAATGGAACATGGGCGGTCATGGTTCTCTTCCTCGATCGAAACTCCGGGGGTGTGTCCCTCTTGGGTAAGAAGCGTTGCGTGATACTCATCTCTCCACATGTGTTGAGGGGCAACGCGCGCCTGGCTGTGGTAGCGCGCGCGCGCATACGACATTGACGCCCAAGGGTGCCATTTCTCTCGGCCTTTCGGTGTTGTTTACAAAATGCATTCGCGGCAGTTTCAATAATACTGATCAGCCACTCGC
This genomic interval from Ascochyta rabiei chromosome 5, complete sequence contains the following:
- a CDS encoding Beta-glucosidase, with the translated sequence MPDSYLPKDFLWGFATASYQIEGAPAEDGRGDSIWDAFCRIPGKIAGGESGDVACDSYHRTDEDIALLKQLGAKSYRFSLSWSRIIPLGGRNDPINQKGIDHYVQFAKDLRAAGIEPMVTLFHWDLPEGLDKRYGGLLNKEEFVKDFENYARVCFKAFGSTVKLWITFNEPWCSSILGYGTGLFAPGRTSDRSKSKEGDSSREPWIVGHNLVIAHGAAVKAYRDDFKKQDGGQIGITLNGDWTEPWDPEDPKDREACDRKIEFAICWFGDPIYFGRYPDSMRKQLGDRLPEFTAEEAELVKGSNDFYGMNHYCANYIKHKDTEPELDDNAGNLEILMQNKKGEWIGPETQSVWLRPMPLGFRKLINWLSDRYGGPTFYVTENGTSLKGENELPLEELLNDEFRVEYFRGYIGALADAHALDGVDVRGYSAWSLMDNFEWAEGYTTRFGVTYVDYKGGQKRHPKKSAREISKIFDRYVQKE
- a CDS encoding D-lactate dehydrogenase (cytochrome), which translates into the protein MSLRGLPSASMLSRSCTRAGLGRTTQTQKHTQTHTHTHTHTHTHTHTHTQKRWASHKDQKPVADGERPFYLQLQESIHERVQKEKAEQYKIVSMQQRTARGQFWATVSILLVAAGTGYYFGQLKPPKLDTASTAPLHTFPPVRHNISEANMEAAWTDFRDIVGKANISLERSDLEAHSGSAWSSHPAAPGDVPFCVVKPGSTEQVSAIMSICHERKIPVTPYSGGTSLEGHFAATKGGVCIDFSRMDKILNLHKDDLDVVVQPAVGWERLNEELAKDNLFFPPDPGPGAMIGGMVGTGCSGTNAYRYGTMKDWVISLTVVLADGTVIKTRQRPRKSSAGYDLTRMFVGSEGTLGLVTEATLKVTVKPQHTSVAVSAFPSIRAAADCVFKVVGAGVPMAAIEILDDVQMQCINDAGQTAKTWREAPTLFFKFAGTPSSVKEQVAQVQAMAKKAGSVSFEFAKSEQDKEDLWQARKEALWSVMAKGEGNPDIAVWTTDVAVPISRLPQIIEETKEQISKSGLLGSIVGHAGDGNFHSIILYNRTTEYEKTKHLVHDMVKRAIELEGTATGEHGVGLVKRDYLPHELGTDTVDAMRQLKKAFDPLCLLNCDKIVRAKTPGKGEVAEW